One window from the genome of Rhodopseudomonas sp. P2A-2r encodes:
- a CDS encoding ABC transporter substrate-binding protein — MKLTRRDFTAGLAAGIAAPALIGSARAQGATIKIGMCAPITGPAAEAGKYATGGAKLAVEAINKAGGVLGKQIELIIEDDQTTNPGIVLAFSKLAAQSDIVGFLGSIRSTQVHAMAPDVLKLGKPVMFGGTDPNLTKLGNPWLFRFRPNDSYSGRVIADYGVKTLGKKKWAVLHSTDAFGTAGGKALTEALGKLDATIAIDQGYANQSQDFTPVVLAIKQSGADILGSYFTFENDLGIFARQLRQLGVSIPWVGSPSIVNVTALKLAGPALYGTYGVADYAEESSEGSKKFGKAYRDAYKVAPDNQSSWPYDAVTVLAAAINKAGSTDPQKIREAIIAIKKFPGAEGEYNFDDKGDGLHGYNIVKNDKGNIVFDKHIEFED, encoded by the coding sequence ATGAAGCTTACGAGACGTGATTTTACGGCTGGTCTCGCGGCCGGTATTGCCGCACCCGCTCTCATTGGCAGCGCGCGGGCGCAGGGTGCCACCATCAAGATCGGCATGTGTGCGCCCATCACAGGCCCGGCCGCCGAAGCCGGGAAATACGCCACTGGCGGTGCCAAGCTCGCGGTCGAGGCGATCAACAAGGCCGGCGGTGTGCTCGGCAAGCAGATCGAACTGATCATCGAGGACGACCAGACCACCAATCCCGGAATCGTGCTGGCGTTCTCCAAGCTCGCAGCGCAGTCCGATATTGTGGGTTTCCTCGGCTCGATCCGCTCCACCCAGGTGCACGCCATGGCGCCCGACGTGCTGAAGCTCGGCAAGCCGGTGATGTTCGGCGGCACCGATCCCAATCTCACCAAGCTTGGCAATCCCTGGCTGTTCCGCTTCCGGCCCAATGACAGCTATTCCGGCCGCGTCATCGCCGACTACGGCGTCAAGACGCTCGGCAAGAAGAAGTGGGCCGTGCTGCATTCCACCGACGCCTTCGGCACCGCCGGCGGCAAGGCGCTGACCGAGGCGCTCGGCAAGCTCGACGCCACCATCGCCATCGATCAGGGCTATGCCAACCAGAGCCAGGATTTCACCCCGGTCGTGCTGGCCATCAAGCAGTCCGGCGCCGACATCCTCGGCTCCTACTTCACCTTCGAAAACGACCTCGGCATTTTCGCCCGGCAGCTGCGCCAGCTTGGCGTCAGTATTCCGTGGGTGGGCTCGCCCTCCATCGTCAACGTCACCGCCCTGAAACTCGCAGGCCCCGCACTGTACGGCACCTACGGCGTCGCCGATTATGCGGAAGAGTCCAGCGAGGGCTCGAAGAAGTTCGGCAAGGCCTATCGCGATGCCTACAAGGTGGCGCCGGACAACCAGAGCTCGTGGCCCTACGACGCGGTTACGGTGCTGGCTGCGGCCATCAACAAGGCTGGATCCACCGATCCGCAAAAGATCCGCGAGGCGATCATCGCCATCAAGAAGTTCCCCGGTGCCGAGGGCGAATACAACTTCGACGACAAGGGCGACGGTCTGCACGGCTACAACATCGTGAAGAACGACAAGGGCAACATCGTCTTCGACAAGCACATCGAGTTTGAGGACTGA
- the hpaR gene encoding homoprotocatechuate degradation operon regulator HpaR, protein MTSASKGSTGSGTQVPMRDFSRSLPMALLRARESVMRHFRPSLRAHGLTEQQWRILRALSAHGAIEVTELANVACLLGPSLSRILRDLEARRLIRRQLVKSDLRRSIVAITNSGVKLIAAVAPSSEAIYAEIASRFGARKLADLQDMLHALEGSLMTMPVAGDDADE, encoded by the coding sequence ATGACCTCCGCCAGCAAGGGCAGCACAGGATCCGGCACGCAAGTTCCGATGCGCGACTTTTCGCGTTCGCTGCCGATGGCGCTGCTGCGCGCCCGCGAATCCGTGATGCGGCATTTCCGCCCGTCGCTGCGCGCCCATGGGCTGACCGAGCAGCAGTGGCGCATCCTGCGCGCGCTGTCGGCGCACGGCGCGATCGAGGTCACGGAACTGGCCAATGTCGCCTGTCTGCTCGGCCCGAGCCTGTCGCGCATCCTGCGCGATCTGGAGGCGCGCCGGCTGATCAGGCGGCAATTGGTGAAGTCCGATTTGCGTCGCAGCATTGTGGCCATCACCAACAGCGGCGTGAAGCTGATCGCCGCAGTGGCGCCGTCGTCGGAGGCGATCTATGCCGAAATCGCCAGCCGGTTTGGCGCGCGCAAGCTGGCGGATCTGCAGGACATGCTGCATGCGCTGGAAGGCAGTCTCATGACAATGCCGGTGGCGGGCGACGATGCGGATGAATGA
- a CDS encoding 5-carboxymethyl-2-hydroxymuconate Delta-isomerase: MPHFTIEYSANLDTQIDIGAVCELVRKAAVETGVFPLGGIRVRAIRCPHYAIADGRPGLGFLDMVLRIGEGRDLATRHKAGEHIFQVLSDYLDPVFTSSNFALSFDMQINDKATSWKRNNIHDLLIGEARHG; this comes from the coding sequence ATGCCGCATTTCACCATCGAATATTCCGCCAATCTCGACACGCAGATCGATATCGGCGCGGTGTGCGAGTTGGTGCGCAAGGCGGCGGTGGAGACCGGGGTTTTTCCGCTGGGCGGCATTCGCGTGCGCGCCATCCGCTGCCCGCATTACGCCATCGCCGACGGCCGGCCGGGGCTCGGCTTTCTCGACATGGTGCTGCGGATCGGCGAAGGCCGCGACCTCGCCACCCGCCACAAGGCCGGCGAGCATATCTTCCAGGTATTGTCCGATTATCTCGACCCGGTCTTCACCAGCAGCAACTTCGCGCTGTCGTTCGACATGCAGATCAACGACAAGGCCACCAGCTGGAAGCGCAACAACATCCACGATCTGCTGATCGGCGAGGCCCGGCATGGCTAA
- the hpaE gene encoding 5-carboxymethyl-2-hydroxymuconate semialdehyde dehydrogenase has product MAKAPIDSAAVFQANRDRAAPLLKKLTGDGIGHIIDGQIVPSASGEVFETTSPIDGAVLAQVARGNAADIDLAAKAAQRAFRDWRDMPAAMRKKLLHRVADAIEDRADDIAVLECIDTGQAHRFMAKAAVRGAENFRFFADKCTDARDGLNMPADEHWNVSTRVPIGPVGVITPWNTPFMLSTWKIAPALAAGCTVVHKPAEWSPVTADLLAQIVKQAGVPDGVLNTVHGFGEEAGKALTEHPAIKAIAFVGETSTGAAIMAQGAPTLKRVHFELGGKNPVIVFDDADLDRALDAVVFMIYSLNGERCTSSSRLLVQDSIADTFIAKLTARVKALRIGHPLDPATEVGPLIHARHFDKVCSYFDIARQDGATIAAGGKAHDGPGGGHYVQPTLVTGARSDMRVAQEEVFGPFLTVIQFRGEDEAIEIANAVPYGLTGYVWTGDVGRALRVADALEAGMIWLNSENVRHLPTPFGGMKSSGIGRDGGDYSFDFYMETKHVSLAKGTHKIQKLGIPSS; this is encoded by the coding sequence ATGGCTAAAGCTCCCATCGATTCCGCCGCCGTGTTCCAGGCCAACCGCGACCGCGCCGCACCTCTGCTGAAGAAACTCACCGGCGACGGCATCGGTCACATCATAGATGGCCAGATCGTGCCGTCGGCCTCCGGCGAGGTGTTCGAGACCACCTCCCCCATCGATGGCGCCGTGCTGGCGCAGGTGGCGCGCGGCAATGCGGCGGATATCGACCTCGCTGCCAAGGCGGCGCAGCGCGCATTTCGCGACTGGCGCGACATGCCGGCCGCCATGCGCAAGAAGCTGCTGCACCGCGTCGCCGACGCCATCGAGGACCGCGCCGACGACATCGCGGTGCTGGAATGCATCGACACCGGGCAAGCTCACAGATTCATGGCCAAAGCGGCGGTACGCGGCGCGGAAAACTTCCGCTTCTTCGCCGATAAATGCACCGACGCCCGCGACGGGCTGAACATGCCGGCCGATGAACACTGGAACGTGTCGACCCGGGTGCCGATCGGCCCGGTCGGCGTGATCACCCCGTGGAACACGCCGTTCATGCTCTCCACCTGGAAGATCGCCCCTGCCCTCGCCGCCGGCTGCACGGTCGTGCACAAGCCGGCGGAATGGTCGCCGGTCACCGCCGATCTGCTCGCGCAGATCGTCAAGCAGGCCGGCGTGCCCGACGGCGTGCTCAACACCGTGCATGGGTTTGGCGAGGAGGCAGGCAAGGCCCTCACCGAACATCCGGCCATCAAGGCCATCGCCTTCGTCGGCGAGACGTCCACGGGTGCGGCGATCATGGCGCAGGGCGCGCCGACGCTGAAGCGCGTGCATTTCGAACTCGGCGGCAAGAACCCGGTGATCGTGTTCGACGACGCCGATCTCGACCGCGCGCTCGATGCCGTGGTGTTCATGATCTACTCGCTGAACGGCGAGCGCTGCACCTCGTCGAGCCGGCTGCTGGTCCAGGACAGCATCGCGGACACCTTCATCGCCAAGCTGACCGCGCGGGTGAAGGCGCTACGCATCGGCCATCCACTCGATCCGGCCACCGAAGTGGGGCCGCTGATTCATGCGCGGCATTTCGACAAGGTGTGCTCCTATTTCGACATCGCCCGGCAGGACGGCGCCACCATCGCCGCCGGCGGCAAGGCGCATGACGGCCCCGGCGGAGGGCACTATGTGCAGCCGACGCTGGTCACCGGCGCGCGCAGCGACATGCGGGTGGCGCAGGAGGAAGTGTTCGGCCCGTTCCTGACGGTGATCCAGTTCCGCGGCGAGGACGAAGCCATCGAGATCGCCAATGCCGTGCCCTATGGCCTCACCGGCTATGTCTGGACCGGCGATGTGGGCCGCGCCCTGCGCGTCGCCGACGCGCTGGAGGCCGGCATGATCTGGCTCAATTCGGAAAACGTCCGCCATCTGCCGACGCCGTTCGGCGGCATGAAGTCGTCGGGCATCGGCCGCGACGGCGGCGACTACTCGTTCGACTTCTACATGGAAACCAAGCACGTTTCGCTCGCCAAGGGTACGCACAAGATCCAGAAGCTGGGCATCCCCTCATCCTGA
- the hpaD gene encoding 3,4-dihydroxyphenylacetate 2,3-dioxygenase yields the protein MRKRHAGPAARLRSPFNILRASHVVLDVTNLAASRAFYETTVGLHVEDADEDTVYLRGSEEHQHHSLVLRKADNAACARLGFRAGDENDLDKAASFFAANGIVYAFVARPFQGRTLQFTDPFGYRIELVASMDKRPHLLRRFDLYKGCHPQRLDHFNVFAPELQDTVEFYARLGFRLTEYAEEDGENGRIAAAWMHRKGNVHDLAFTNGRGPRLHHFAYWVPTAMNILHLCDVMASSGYLKNMERGPGRHGISNAFFLYIRDPDGHRLELYTSDYQTMDHDHEPLRWSLKDPRRQTLWGAPAPRSWFEQGSPFPGEAVREPLFTADVTIAD from the coding sequence ATGAGGAAACGCCATGCCGGTCCCGCAGCACGTCTTCGATCCCCCTTCAACATCCTGCGCGCCAGCCACGTGGTGCTGGATGTCACCAATCTTGCGGCGAGCCGCGCTTTCTACGAGACCACGGTGGGGCTGCATGTGGAGGACGCCGACGAGGATACGGTGTATCTGCGCGGCAGCGAGGAGCACCAGCATCACTCGCTGGTGCTGCGCAAGGCTGACAACGCCGCCTGTGCCCGGCTCGGCTTTCGGGCCGGCGACGAGAACGACCTCGACAAGGCCGCGTCGTTCTTCGCCGCCAACGGCATCGTCTACGCCTTTGTCGCACGCCCGTTCCAGGGCCGCACCCTGCAGTTCACCGATCCGTTCGGCTATCGCATCGAACTGGTTGCCAGCATGGACAAGCGTCCGCATCTGCTGCGCCGCTTCGATCTCTACAAGGGCTGCCATCCGCAGCGGCTCGACCATTTCAACGTGTTCGCGCCCGAACTGCAGGATACGGTCGAGTTCTATGCCCGACTTGGCTTCCGCCTCACCGAATATGCCGAGGAGGACGGCGAGAACGGCCGCATCGCCGCGGCGTGGATGCATCGCAAGGGCAACGTCCACGATCTCGCTTTCACCAACGGCCGCGGGCCGCGGCTGCACCATTTTGCCTATTGGGTGCCGACCGCGATGAATATCCTGCATCTGTGCGACGTGATGGCATCGTCGGGATACCTCAAGAACATGGAGCGCGGCCCCGGCCGCCACGGCATTTCCAACGCCTTCTTCCTCTACATCCGCGATCCCGACGGCCACCGCCTCGAACTCTACACCTCCGACTACCAGACCATGGATCACGATCACGAACCCTTGCGCTGGTCGCTGAAGGATCCGCGCCGCCAGACCCTGTGGGGCGCGCCGGCGCCGCGCTCGTGGTTCGAACAGGGCTCGCCATTCCCCGGTGAGGCCGTGCGCGAGCCGCTGTTCACGGCGGATGTGACCATTGCGGATTGA